From Corynebacterium frankenforstense DSM 45800, the proteins below share one genomic window:
- a CDS encoding alpha/beta fold hydrolase, producing the protein MKNILRSAAAVAAAALSATTLTVAASPAGAQTAGVNWGECPVRVDQPGAQCGTVEVPVDHANPDGEKMEVSLVRLPAGGEKRGTVFANPGGPGVDAMGVYGSTQGMAYPAAMREHYDVVAVQPRGLSGSRPMTCSENASADFVSQTVNVGGAVRSACEATHPGFPRQITTENTAGDWESVRAALGEDRINILGVSYGTLLGSVYASTYPERVDKLVLDSGFNRETMWAPLMNGQRAGYERSLHDFFGWVAANDETYHLGDTPLKAYQSWSAAVTAEAGTNPTVAPPAAQVGDVPAGLEWAGQSAADLMTATGLQRVQLESLASQATNPGANQSNSELLVTTRLLVPTPATWDVLAQMINGSIDPAEAMGAADEMDAETKDRALAEAAEVEESFIYMQNTMICNESEAPVNPALWPEALWYSLVTGDIFASPGALFGSGAYCSGAPATTKVRPLDGSKLEHRPLQLQATGDPQTVYGNFDNMAGQMNSQVVTVHGPGHGQFGAGNPAADELVMHYLETGEASAAEIQGIDPSDPQIS; encoded by the coding sequence GTGAAGAACATCCTGCGCAGCGCCGCCGCGGTCGCCGCGGCGGCGCTCAGTGCCACCACGCTCACCGTCGCCGCCTCGCCCGCCGGCGCCCAGACCGCCGGCGTCAACTGGGGCGAGTGCCCCGTGCGCGTCGACCAGCCCGGCGCCCAGTGCGGCACCGTCGAGGTGCCCGTCGACCACGCGAACCCCGACGGCGAGAAGATGGAGGTCAGCCTCGTGCGGCTGCCCGCAGGCGGCGAGAAGCGCGGCACCGTCTTCGCCAACCCCGGCGGCCCGGGCGTGGACGCCATGGGCGTCTACGGCTCCACCCAGGGCATGGCCTATCCGGCCGCGATGCGCGAGCACTACGACGTGGTCGCTGTGCAGCCGCGCGGGCTCTCCGGCTCCCGGCCGATGACCTGCAGCGAGAACGCCTCGGCGGACTTCGTCTCCCAGACGGTCAACGTCGGCGGCGCCGTGCGCAGCGCCTGCGAGGCGACCCACCCCGGCTTCCCGCGGCAGATCACCACCGAGAACACCGCCGGCGACTGGGAGTCGGTGCGCGCCGCACTCGGCGAGGACCGCATCAACATCCTCGGGGTCTCCTACGGCACGCTGCTCGGCTCCGTCTACGCCTCGACGTACCCCGAGCGCGTGGACAAGCTCGTGCTCGACTCCGGCTTCAACCGCGAGACCATGTGGGCGCCGCTGATGAACGGCCAGCGTGCCGGCTACGAGCGCTCGCTGCACGACTTCTTCGGCTGGGTCGCCGCCAACGACGAGACCTACCACCTCGGCGACACCCCGCTGAAGGCCTACCAGTCCTGGTCGGCGGCCGTCACAGCCGAGGCCGGCACCAACCCGACCGTCGCCCCGCCGGCCGCGCAGGTCGGCGACGTGCCCGCCGGCCTCGAGTGGGCCGGGCAGTCCGCCGCGGACCTGATGACCGCCACCGGCCTGCAGCGCGTGCAGCTCGAGAGCCTGGCCTCCCAGGCGACGAACCCGGGCGCGAACCAGTCCAACTCCGAGCTGCTGGTGACCACCCGCCTGCTCGTGCCCACCCCGGCCACCTGGGACGTGCTGGCCCAGATGATCAACGGCAGCATCGACCCCGCCGAGGCGATGGGGGCCGCCGACGAGATGGACGCCGAGACCAAGGACCGCGCGCTGGCCGAGGCCGCCGAGGTCGAGGAGTCCTTCATCTACATGCAGAACACGATGATCTGCAACGAGTCCGAGGCCCCGGTCAACCCGGCGCTGTGGCCCGAGGCCCTGTGGTACTCGCTGGTCACCGGCGACATCTTCGCCTCCCCGGGGGCCCTCTTCGGCTCGGGGGCGTACTGCTCCGGGGCCCCGGCGACCACGAAGGTCCGCCCGCTCGACGGCTCGAAGCTCGAGCACCGTCCCCTGCAGCTGCAGGCCACCGGCGACCCGCAGACCGTCTACGGCAACTTCGACAACATGGCCGGGCAGATGAACAGCCAGGTCGTCACCGTGCACGGCCCCGGCCACGGGCAGTTCGGCGCCGGCAACCCGGCCGCCGACGAGCTGGTGATGCACTACCTCGAGACCGGTGAGGCCTCCGCGGCGGAGATCCAGGGCATCGACCCCTCCGACCCGCAGATCAGCTAG
- the modB gene encoding molybdate ABC transporter permease subunit — MPVALLLVAVIGVVVIVGPVLALGVRVDWSQFWPVLQEDDTRELLAVTVYAAVQATLITVLLGVPLAVWISSSERFGARVVRLLVMLPLAMPPVVAGLALTAAVGRRGLLAPVLDALGIQFAFAFPGVVLAHTFVALPFVVVSVDSALRQIDREILASAAGVGMRPREILTRITLPAIAPAVATGAGLAFARSLGEFGTTLTFAGSMPGETRTMPIGIYLEREIDQDRAYVLAAVLIILAVLVLFAAMLPTLFAREHTPRPATITALDTDRMRELTRPASGGTGVEITTRGVTTHFPAGTITALIGPNGSGKTTLAGLIAGRLRGAEVRVDGELVDGPARGDFVPAQRRGIVLLTQRPGLPRTATVRQAVTMATRDRELSGELLEAAGLADLADTPVPALSGGQAAQVALVRALGARPGVLILDEPMAAIDVDSTARWRRLLRATGGDRTTIMVTHDPVDLAGLSERVAVMQSGRTVAEVPTGELFALPPTDFAARLAGVNRLEGTVTISDAASVTVGVAGQEVAGQLSADAPAPAGGVAPGTPAVVTFAPTAVTLARRAGADGDGTGEDARRDVGNRAPEVLSARNRWSGTVLTLDSTPADAGAGANVIVTVGLADGVQLTTPVTTAAAVELGLESGVAVDCLVKATAVTIHPRLMPGPGADKV; from the coding sequence GTGCCGGTTGCCCTGCTTCTGGTCGCCGTCATCGGCGTCGTCGTCATCGTCGGCCCCGTGCTCGCCCTCGGCGTGCGCGTGGACTGGTCGCAGTTCTGGCCCGTCCTCCAGGAGGACGACACCCGCGAGCTGCTCGCCGTGACCGTCTACGCCGCCGTGCAGGCCACCCTGATCACGGTGCTGCTCGGCGTGCCGCTGGCGGTGTGGATCTCGTCCTCCGAACGCTTCGGCGCGCGTGTGGTGCGCCTGCTGGTGATGCTGCCGCTGGCGATGCCGCCGGTGGTCGCGGGCCTGGCGCTGACGGCCGCCGTGGGCCGGCGCGGGCTGCTCGCCCCGGTGCTCGACGCCCTGGGCATCCAGTTCGCCTTCGCCTTCCCCGGCGTGGTGCTCGCCCACACCTTCGTCGCGCTGCCCTTCGTGGTCGTCTCCGTCGACTCGGCCCTGCGCCAGATCGACCGCGAGATCCTCGCCTCGGCCGCCGGCGTGGGCATGCGCCCCCGCGAGATACTCACCCGCATCACGCTTCCGGCCATCGCGCCGGCCGTGGCCACGGGCGCGGGCCTGGCCTTCGCCCGCTCGCTCGGCGAGTTCGGCACCACGCTGACCTTCGCCGGCTCCATGCCCGGCGAGACGCGCACCATGCCCATCGGCATCTACCTCGAGCGCGAGATCGACCAGGACCGCGCCTACGTGCTGGCCGCGGTGCTGATCATCCTCGCCGTCCTCGTGCTCTTCGCCGCGATGCTGCCCACCCTCTTCGCCCGCGAGCACACCCCGCGCCCGGCGACGATCACCGCGCTGGACACCGACCGGATGCGCGAGCTGACCCGGCCGGCCTCCGGCGGCACCGGCGTGGAGATCACCACCCGCGGGGTGACCACCCACTTTCCCGCTGGCACCATCACCGCCCTGATCGGGCCGAACGGCTCGGGCAAGACCACCCTGGCCGGTCTGATCGCGGGCAGGCTGCGCGGCGCCGAGGTCCGCGTCGACGGCGAACTGGTCGACGGGCCCGCCCGCGGCGACTTCGTGCCCGCCCAGCGCCGCGGCATCGTGCTGCTGACCCAACGGCCCGGCCTGCCGCGCACCGCCACGGTGCGCCAGGCGGTCACCATGGCCACCCGGGACAGGGAACTGTCCGGCGAGCTGCTCGAGGCCGCGGGTCTGGCGGACCTGGCCGACACCCCGGTGCCGGCGCTCTCCGGCGGGCAGGCCGCGCAGGTCGCCCTGGTCCGCGCCCTCGGCGCGCGACCCGGCGTGCTCATCCTCGACGAGCCGATGGCCGCCATCGACGTCGACTCCACCGCCCGCTGGCGCCGCCTGCTGCGCGCCACCGGCGGCGACCGCACCACGATCATGGTCACCCACGACCCCGTGGATCTGGCCGGGCTCTCCGAGCGCGTCGCCGTGATGCAGTCCGGGCGCACCGTCGCCGAGGTCCCCACCGGCGAGCTCTTCGCCCTGCCGCCCACGGACTTCGCCGCGCGCCTGGCGGGTGTCAACCGCCTCGAGGGCACGGTGACAATTTCCGACGCCGCGTCGGTCACCGTCGGCGTCGCCGGCCAGGAGGTTGCCGGCCAGCTGTCCGCGGACGCACCGGCCCCGGCCGGGGGCGTCGCCCCCGGCACGCCGGCCGTGGTGACCTTCGCCCCGACGGCGGTCACGCTCGCGCGGCGCGCGGGCGCCGACGGTGACGGGACCGGCGAGGACGCGCGGCGGGACGTCGGCAATCGCGCACCGGAGGTGCTCTCCGCGCGCAACCGCTGGTCCGGCACCGTGCTCACGCTCGACTCCACCCCGGCCGACGCCGGCGCGGGCGCGAACGTCATCGTCACGGTGGGACTCGCGGACGGCGTGCAGCTGACCACCCCGGTGACCACCGCCGCGGCCGTGGAACTGGGCCTGGAGTCCGGGGTCGCGGTCGACTGCCTGGTCAAGGCCACCGCGGTCACCATTCACCCCCGCCTGATGCCCGGGCCCGGCGCCGATAAGGTCTAG
- the modA gene encoding molybdate ABC transporter substrate-binding protein — protein MAGCSPSNENDSSAEATSSSAAGSNSESQAASDQNEAVDLTVLAAASTRVLNDDLDAQTAELDTPLNLEFINGGSSGLVQQLQDGHPGDVFISADKKNMDKAVDASVASDPVEIAQNSMVMVVPKGNPGEITGVDDGSMDGKNVVLCDEQVPCGNVSKSIQEDLGIDIEAVSLEQSVSDVLGKVTSGEADAGWVYRTDAQAAGDDVEVIEIPKAEDHVNSLYAAVTTNSENPEAARELVDLLTSKEFAETWEKYGFTPVSE, from the coding sequence CTGGCCGGCTGCTCGCCGTCCAACGAGAACGACTCCTCCGCCGAGGCCACCTCGAGCTCCGCCGCGGGCTCGAACTCTGAGTCCCAGGCCGCCTCCGACCAGAACGAGGCCGTCGACCTGACCGTGCTCGCCGCCGCCTCGACCCGCGTGCTCAACGACGACCTCGACGCCCAGACCGCCGAGCTGGACACCCCGCTGAACCTCGAGTTCATCAACGGCGGCTCCTCCGGCCTGGTCCAGCAGCTGCAGGACGGCCACCCCGGTGACGTCTTCATCTCCGCCGACAAGAAGAACATGGACAAGGCCGTCGACGCCTCGGTGGCCTCCGACCCGGTCGAGATCGCCCAGAACTCCATGGTCATGGTCGTGCCCAAGGGCAACCCCGGCGAGATCACCGGCGTCGACGACGGCTCCATGGACGGCAAGAACGTCGTGCTGTGCGACGAGCAGGTCCCCTGCGGCAACGTCTCGAAGTCCATCCAGGAGGACCTGGGCATCGACATCGAGGCCGTCTCGCTCGAGCAGTCCGTCTCCGACGTGCTGGGCAAGGTGACCTCCGGTGAGGCCGACGCCGGCTGGGTCTACCGCACCGACGCGCAGGCCGCCGGCGACGACGTCGAGGTCATCGAGATCCCCAAGGCCGAGGACCACGTCAACTCCCTGTACGCCGCGGTGACCACCAACTCCGAGAACCCGGAGGCCGCCCGCGAGCTCGTCGACCTGCTGACCTCCAAGGAGTTCGCCGAGACCTGGGAGAAGTACGGCTTCACCCCCGTCTCCGAGTAA
- a CDS encoding MoaD/ThiS family protein — MSTIEVHYFAAARAAAGTALERVEAPGTLGELVGQLAAGHSGTTEAGMSLASVLERCSFLVDGARSELTASLDDAARVDVLPPFAGG; from the coding sequence ATGTCCACGATAGAGGTCCACTACTTCGCCGCGGCGCGCGCGGCGGCCGGCACCGCGCTCGAGCGCGTCGAGGCGCCGGGCACCCTCGGCGAGCTCGTCGGGCAGCTGGCGGCCGGCCACTCCGGCACCACGGAGGCGGGCATGTCCCTGGCCTCCGTGCTGGAGCGGTGCAGCTTCCTCGTCGACGGTGCGCGCAGCGAACTCACCGCGTCGCTTGACGACGCCGCGCGCGTCGACGTGCTGCCGCCCTTCGCAGGCGGCTAG
- a CDS encoding molybdopterin molybdotransferase MoeA, whose translation MRSPEEHLAAVRRLLGPARTEEVAVREAAGRVLAADALAAADSPRFDNSQMDGYAVDAASLETLPAGLPVGPTVPAGTDPAEVVPEGVAGRAVPVMTGSKLPGGTAAVVPVEKCGPDTFTAAEAAGEVHVPATTAGKFVRAAGSDLARGAVVAPAGQRVDAITLAALINASVTRVRVRARARVLICTGGAEVVDDPDGAATIPDSNGPMLAELCRRHGLEPVARVRTDDDPERLAADLTAAIEAHRPDAVVTSGGISHGRFEVVRQLLEADGEDVWFGHVTQQPGGPQGVGRLAGVPVVCLPGNPVSTMVSFRLFVAPALGEAPAPETARLTEALDGLSDARVQFRRGYLGRGAQTGAGAAPGAEPGAAAAGDASVVTATPLGGPGSHLISQAVGADCLIEVPSGAHLAAGDAVTVHRL comes from the coding sequence ATGCGTAGTCCCGAAGAACATCTCGCCGCCGTGCGCCGTCTGCTCGGCCCGGCGCGCACCGAGGAGGTCGCCGTCCGCGAGGCCGCCGGCCGCGTGCTGGCCGCCGACGCGCTCGCGGCCGCGGACTCGCCGCGCTTCGACAACTCCCAGATGGACGGCTACGCCGTCGACGCCGCCTCCCTGGAAACACTGCCCGCGGGGCTGCCCGTGGGCCCGACCGTGCCCGCCGGCACCGACCCGGCCGAGGTCGTGCCCGAGGGCGTGGCCGGCCGCGCGGTGCCCGTGATGACCGGCTCGAAGCTGCCCGGCGGCACCGCCGCCGTGGTGCCGGTGGAGAAGTGCGGACCGGACACCTTCACCGCCGCCGAGGCCGCCGGTGAGGTGCACGTGCCGGCGACCACCGCCGGGAAGTTCGTGCGCGCGGCCGGCTCCGATCTCGCCCGCGGTGCGGTGGTGGCCCCGGCCGGCCAGCGCGTCGACGCGATCACCCTGGCCGCGCTGATCAACGCCTCCGTCACACGCGTTCGCGTGCGCGCCCGGGCCCGCGTGCTCATCTGCACCGGCGGCGCCGAGGTCGTCGACGATCCCGACGGCGCGGCGACCATCCCGGACTCCAACGGGCCCATGCTCGCCGAGCTGTGCCGCCGCCACGGCCTCGAGCCGGTGGCCCGCGTGCGCACCGACGACGACCCGGAGCGCCTCGCCGCCGATCTGACCGCCGCGATCGAGGCGCACCGCCCGGACGCGGTGGTGACCTCCGGGGGCATCTCGCACGGCCGCTTCGAGGTCGTCCGCCAGCTGCTCGAGGCCGACGGCGAGGACGTCTGGTTCGGCCACGTCACCCAGCAGCCCGGCGGCCCGCAGGGCGTCGGGCGCCTGGCCGGGGTGCCCGTGGTCTGCCTGCCCGGCAACCCCGTCTCGACCATGGTCAGCTTCCGGCTGTTTGTGGCTCCCGCACTCGGTGAGGCGCCCGCCCCCGAGACCGCGCGGCTGACCGAGGCGCTGGACGGGCTTTCCGACGCCCGCGTGCAGTTCCGTCGCGGGTACCTGGGCCGTGGGGCGCAGACCGGCGCCGGGGCGGCGCCGGGTGCTGAGCCCGGTGCGGCTGCGGCGGGCGACGCCAGCGTGGTGACCGCCACGCCGCTGGGAGGGCCGGGCAGCCACCTGATCTCCCAGGCCGTCGGGGCCGACTGCCTCATCGAGGTACCCTCGGGGGCCCACCTGGCCGCCGGGGACGCCGTGACCGTCCACCGGCTGTAG
- a CDS encoding MogA/MoaB family molybdenum cofactor biosynthesis protein — protein MSEPTNGARDALVVVASTRAADGTYTDRTGPLLVEWLRSRGFETPEAVVVADAEIETVLGELFADPGLLPRVLLTTGGTGITDDDRTVEAVEPHLERTLPGVVQAFFTTGAAATPHAALSRAVAGTVGRTFVMTLPGSRGAVKDGIATLDPLIDHLADMLEGHHAH, from the coding sequence GTGTCTGAACCCACGAACGGTGCCCGCGACGCGCTCGTCGTCGTCGCCTCGACGCGCGCCGCCGACGGCACCTACACCGACCGCACCGGCCCGCTGCTCGTCGAGTGGCTGCGCTCCCGCGGCTTCGAGACCCCCGAGGCCGTCGTCGTCGCCGACGCCGAGATCGAGACCGTCCTCGGCGAGCTCTTCGCCGACCCTGGCCTGCTGCCCCGGGTCCTGCTGACCACCGGCGGCACCGGCATCACCGACGACGACCGCACCGTCGAGGCCGTCGAGCCCCACCTCGAGCGCACCCTGCCCGGGGTGGTGCAGGCCTTCTTCACCACCGGGGCCGCCGCCACCCCGCACGCCGCGCTCTCCCGCGCGGTCGCCGGCACCGTCGGGCGCACCTTCGTGATGACGCTGCCGGGCTCGCGCGGCGCGGTCAAGGACGGCATCGCCACCCTCGACCCGCTCATCGACCACCTCGCCGACATGCTGGAAGGACACCATGCCCACTGA
- a CDS encoding molybdenum cofactor biosynthesis protein MoaE: MPTDPVTDAATGAEAQPLTPGEDPARVHEQTGRVIAAFLTEDRLEDLAVEARAATATPAMGAVVTFDGVVRDHDGGADVNALTYTAHPTAGDVMGEVVRDVVKRHPHARVWAAHRTGALAIGDTAFYVVVAAAHRAAAFAAATEVVDEVKARVPVWKEQEMADGTNHWVGLE; this comes from the coding sequence ATGCCCACTGACCCCGTCACCGACGCGGCCACCGGAGCCGAAGCGCAGCCGCTGACCCCGGGGGAGGACCCCGCCCGCGTCCACGAGCAGACCGGCCGCGTCATCGCCGCCTTCCTCACCGAGGACCGCCTCGAGGACCTCGCCGTCGAGGCCCGCGCCGCGACCGCCACGCCCGCCATGGGCGCGGTGGTCACCTTCGACGGCGTGGTCCGCGACCACGACGGCGGCGCGGACGTCAACGCCCTGACCTACACGGCGCACCCCACGGCGGGCGACGTCATGGGTGAGGTCGTGCGCGACGTCGTCAAGCGGCACCCGCACGCACGGGTGTGGGCCGCCCACCGCACCGGCGCACTGGCCATCGGCGACACCGCGTTCTACGTCGTGGTCGCCGCCGCGCACCGGGCGGCCGCCTTCGCCGCGGCCACCGAGGTCGTCGACGAGGTCAAGGCGCGCGTGCCCGTGTGGAAGGAGCAGGAGATGGCCGACGGCACCAACCACTGGGTGGGCCTGGAGTGA